TGCAAGGCCGCATTCATACCCGCTATCAGACCTTGTGCACCAGCTTCTTCATATCCGGTGGTACCATTGATCTGGCCGGCAAAGAACAGACCATTAATGAATTTGGTTTCCAGAGACTGTTTCAGGTCGCGCGGATCGAAGAAATCATACTCGATGGCGTAACCTGGACGACAAATATGCGCATTTTCAAAACCCTGGATTGAACGCACGATCTCCAGCTGAATATCAAACGGCAGGCTGGTGGAAATGCCGTTCGGATACAACTCGTAAGAAGTCAGTCCTTCCGGCTCGACAAAGATCTGGTGTTTCTCTTTGTCAGCAAAACGGACTATTTTGTCTTCAATAGACGGGCAGTAACGCGGTCCGATCCCTTCAATCACACCGGCATACATAGGCGAGCGGTGCAGATTATCGCGGATCACATCATGGGTTTTTTCATTGGTATAGGTGATATAGCAGGGGATCTGTTGTGGATGATCCGATGCTTTACCCATAAATGAGAATACCGGTGTTGGTGTATCACCAGGCTGTGCCTGCATGACTGAAAAGTCTACGGTACGCGCATCAATACGTGGTGGTGTACCGGTTTTCAGTCGATCAACGCGGAAAGGGAGTTCACGTAAACGCTGTGCCAGGGCAATCGAGGGGGGATCGCCTGCACGACCACCTTTGAAGTTCTCTAGACCAATGTGGATCTGGCCGCCCAGGAAAGTACCCACTGTCAGTACCACTGTTTGTGCACTGAAGCGCAGTCCCATCTGGGTGACAACACCCTTAACCTGATCCTGTTCAACGATCAGATCATCACATGATTGCTGGAAGATCTTCAGGTTATCCTGATTTTGCAAGATCTCTTGGATCGCCGCTTTATACAGAGCACGATCCGCCTGAGCACGTGTTGCTCGTACAGCAGGGCCCTTAGAAGAGTTCAAAGTACGGAACTGGATCCCGCCTTTGTCGATCGCTTTGGCCATTGCGCCACCTAAAGCATCGATCTCTTTTACCAGATGACCTTTTCCGATCCCGCCGATCGCTGGGTTACAGGACATCTGTCCCAGGGTGTCCATATTGTGTGTTAACAATAAGGTATTCATGCCCATACGTGCTGCAGCCAACGCTGCCTCAGTACCAGCATGACCACCACCAACAACGATAACGTCAAAATGTTCGTGATAAATCATTTACGGGATCCTACTTAAAAACAACCAGCAAATTTCGAAAGGGTGCGTATTCTACCCAGAAAAACGCAGAAGTGAAACGTTTAAATTTTAATCAGAGCAAAAGGATCACTTAATAATATATAAGGATCTTTTTAAAGATCTTTTATTAGATCTTACTATTAGATCAGCCCTGATCTGTGAATAACGATGTATTCCTTATTTGATCCAAAGGGTTAGATCAGATCATATGATGTGAATTAGATCGGATCATCACGATGAAAAGCTTTGATCAAAGTGGCTATTTATTCACAGGCCAAGATCCGATGAAAACTATCCAATGGATAAGTATGCTTAGATCCGCAGCTAGATCAATGGTTATCCACAATGCGATCTATGAAAGGTCT
The Pseudoalteromonas viridis DNA segment above includes these coding regions:
- the mnmG gene encoding tRNA uridine-5-carboxymethylaminomethyl(34) synthesis enzyme MnmG, with product MIYHEHFDVIVVGGGHAGTEAALAAARMGMNTLLLTHNMDTLGQMSCNPAIGGIGKGHLVKEIDALGGAMAKAIDKGGIQFRTLNSSKGPAVRATRAQADRALYKAAIQEILQNQDNLKIFQQSCDDLIVEQDQVKGVVTQMGLRFSAQTVVLTVGTFLGGQIHIGLENFKGGRAGDPPSIALAQRLRELPFRVDRLKTGTPPRIDARTVDFSVMQAQPGDTPTPVFSFMGKASDHPQQIPCYITYTNEKTHDVIRDNLHRSPMYAGVIEGIGPRYCPSIEDKIVRFADKEKHQIFVEPEGLTSYELYPNGISTSLPFDIQLEIVRSIQGFENAHICRPGYAIEYDFFDPRDLKQSLETKFINGLFFAGQINGTTGYEEAGAQGLIAGMNAALQVKGQEAWTPRRDQAYTGVLIDDLATLGTKEPYRMFTSRAEYRLLLREDNADLRLTEKGRELGLVDDERWAAYNNKLEVMEQETQRLRNTWIHKDHPALSQVNELLKSPLTREASLEDLIRRPEVSYKDLMQIEGLASDQDNTQALEQVEIQTKYAGYIARQQDEINKQLRHEETLLPAEFDYAQVSGLSNEVVAKLTEARPQTIGQASRISGITPAAISLLLVYLKKQGLLRKSA